Proteins encoded in a region of the Zea mays cultivar B73 chromosome 4, Zm-B73-REFERENCE-NAM-5.0, whole genome shotgun sequence genome:
- the LOC100274484 gene encoding uncharacterized LOC100274484: MSPSPPPSSGCSLAVLVGGTSTAGSSNKFRHAILRNLLLRLSNKDGAASPSWSSAMSLRERRDAVRHAADAALAAARGAAPRWSRALAAELSSQSQSQQHGRWHWHDDDAPHLLVAGADARPSGHQTCLPCGTAAAVAAAGCRKTVPRRRRLRVRARPKSGATTAWSAGAVARVVARRRARAGALRRMVPGGRGMADECTLLGETLDYAVSLRAQVDAMQLLLRTLQPPGHANNNP; the protein is encoded by the coding sequence ATGTCTCCTTCACCGCCGCCAAGCAGCGGCTGCAGCCTAGCAGTACTAGTAGGCGGCACGAGTACTGCAGGGTCGTCCAACAAGTTCAGGCACGCCATCCTCAGGAACCTGCTCCTACGGCTCAGCAACAAGGACGGCGCTGCGTCGCCGTCGTGGTCCAGTGCCATGAGCCTGCGCGAGAGGAGGGACGCCGTCAGGCACGCCGCCGACGCCGCCCTCGCCGCCGCACGGGGCGCCGCGCCGCGCTGGAGCCGGGCTTTGGCGGCGGAGCTCTCGTCGCAGTCGCAGTCGCAGCAGCATGGCCGGTGGCACTGGCACGACGACGACGCGCCCCACCTGCTTGTCGCCGGCGCCGATGCACGGCCTTCGGGCCATCAGACGTGCTTGCCGTGCgggacggcggcggcggtggcagcagccGGCTGCAGGAAGACCGTCCCGAGGCGGCGGAGGCTCCGGGTCCGGGCCAGGCCCAAGAGCGGAGCCACTACGGCCTGGTCCGCTGGCGCTGTCGCGCGGGTCGTGGCGAGGCGGCGGGCGCGGGCCGGGGCGCTGAGGAGGATGGTGCCGGGAGGGCGAGGGATGGCGGACGAGTGCACGCTGCTTGGTGAGACCCTAGACTACGCCGTGTCGCTCAGAGCTCAGGTCGACGCCATGCAGCTCCTGTTGAGGACGCTCCAGCCTCCAGGCCACGCCAACAACAACCCTTAA